The following coding sequences lie in one Polynucleobacter sp. HIN7 genomic window:
- a CDS encoding CDP-6-deoxy-delta-3,4-glucoseen reductase encodes MQYQVELKKSGKTFTVDEDETVLEAAIRQGIQLPYGCKNGACGSCKGKVLEGRIEHGDHSQSALSTLDETAGATLLCCAHPKSNVLIDVREIQGGGDIPVRKVPCRIQTIAYPSNDVAILQLQLPASERFQFLAGQYLEFLLKDNKRRAYSIASAPHQEGPIELHIRHLPGGLFTDPLFGQGADGKAIKEKDILRFEGPQGSFFLREDTQKPIIFLASGTGFAPIKSILLHMREKKIDREVYFYWGGRRPKDLYMDALCQEFASTLPRFHYIPVISDALPEDHWTGRIGFVHRAVMADFPDLSAFQVYACGAPIVIQSAQTDFVKQCGLPEDEFYADSFTSEADLAYA; translated from the coding sequence TTGCAGTACCAGGTGGAACTTAAAAAGAGCGGCAAAACATTCACAGTGGACGAAGATGAGACCGTTCTGGAAGCTGCTATTCGCCAGGGCATTCAACTACCCTATGGCTGCAAAAATGGTGCTTGCGGATCATGCAAGGGCAAAGTGCTCGAGGGCCGAATTGAGCATGGAGACCACAGCCAAAGTGCCCTGAGCACCCTCGACGAAACCGCGGGCGCGACCCTTTTGTGCTGCGCCCACCCCAAATCCAATGTTCTAATCGACGTTCGCGAAATCCAGGGCGGTGGCGATATTCCAGTGCGCAAAGTACCCTGTCGGATTCAGACAATTGCATATCCAAGTAACGATGTTGCAATTCTTCAGCTGCAATTGCCTGCAAGTGAACGTTTTCAATTTTTAGCCGGTCAGTATCTGGAGTTTTTACTTAAAGACAATAAACGTCGTGCGTATTCGATTGCCAGCGCCCCACATCAAGAGGGCCCCATTGAGTTGCACATTCGCCATCTGCCAGGCGGTCTTTTTACTGACCCCCTCTTTGGTCAAGGAGCTGATGGTAAAGCAATCAAAGAAAAAGATATCTTGCGTTTTGAAGGCCCCCAAGGAAGTTTTTTCTTGCGTGAGGATACTCAGAAGCCCATTATTTTCTTAGCATCCGGTACAGGCTTTGCTCCGATCAAATCCATTCTGTTGCATATGCGTGAGAAGAAAATTGATCGTGAGGTCTATTTCTACTGGGGTGGCCGACGCCCCAAAGATCTCTACATGGATGCTCTTTGTCAGGAGTTTGCTAGTACCCTACCTCGCTTCCATTACATTCCGGTTATTTCTGACGCGCTACCAGAAGATCACTGGACTGGCCGGATAGGCTTTGTTCACCGTGCCGTGATGGCAGACTTTCCGGATCTCAGCGCATTCCAAGTTTATGCTTGTGGGGCCCCAATTGTGATTCAATCAGCCCAAACGGACTTTGTTAAGCAATGCGGTCTGCCCGAGGATGAGTTTTATGCCGACTCATTCACGAGCGAGGCTGATCTAGCATATGCCTAG
- a CDS encoding acetylornithine transaminase: protein MNQLSDPRPVDAHSVMYITKRPDIIMMEGKGSWLVDQNGKRYLDFLQGWAVNCLGHCNPGIVTALNAQAQKLINPSPAFYNEPMIRLSDLLTSHSCFNKVFFANSGAEANEGAIKLARKWGQIHKGGAYEIITFDHSFHGRTLATMSASGKPGWDTLFAPQVPGFPKADLNDIESVKRCITDQTVAVMLEPVQGEGGVIPADDAFMKELRQLTKERNLLLIVDEVQAGFGRTGKLFAYQHFGIEPDIMTLGKGIGGGVPLAALLCTDAVACFVPGDQGGTYNGNALMTAVGISVIEQLLAPGFLDSVIQKGAFLQSELLKLCSEFGLKGERGKGLLRALMLGKDIGPSLVELAREHEPEGLLINSPRPDLLRFMPALNVTQEEILKMCTTLRVLLKKLT, encoded by the coding sequence ATGAATCAACTTTCTGATCCTCGTCCTGTTGATGCCCATTCGGTGATGTATATCACCAAGCGGCCGGACATCATCATGATGGAGGGCAAAGGCTCGTGGTTGGTCGATCAAAATGGCAAGCGCTACTTGGACTTCCTCCAAGGATGGGCCGTGAATTGCTTGGGGCACTGTAATCCTGGCATTGTTACTGCGTTAAACGCTCAAGCCCAGAAATTGATTAACCCTAGCCCTGCTTTTTATAACGAACCGATGATTCGGTTATCCGATTTACTAACTAGCCACAGCTGCTTTAACAAAGTGTTTTTTGCTAACAGTGGGGCAGAAGCCAACGAGGGCGCGATCAAGCTTGCTCGTAAATGGGGGCAGATTCATAAAGGCGGTGCTTACGAAATTATTACCTTCGATCATAGTTTTCATGGGCGGACCTTAGCAACGATGAGTGCATCGGGCAAGCCGGGCTGGGATACTCTCTTTGCCCCCCAAGTGCCAGGCTTTCCGAAGGCTGATCTCAATGATATTGAATCGGTTAAGCGCTGCATCACCGATCAAACGGTTGCCGTCATGCTTGAGCCTGTCCAGGGTGAAGGTGGCGTCATTCCTGCTGATGATGCCTTCATGAAAGAACTGCGCCAGCTCACTAAAGAACGCAATCTATTGCTCATCGTTGATGAAGTGCAGGCTGGTTTTGGAAGAACCGGTAAATTGTTTGCCTACCAACACTTTGGGATTGAGCCCGACATCATGACCCTTGGTAAAGGAATTGGTGGAGGCGTTCCACTCGCGGCCCTTTTATGCACCGATGCAGTCGCCTGCTTTGTACCCGGGGATCAAGGGGGTACCTACAATGGCAATGCTTTGATGACTGCGGTCGGGATTAGTGTGATTGAACAACTCTTAGCTCCTGGCTTTTTGGACTCAGTGATTCAAAAAGGAGCATTCTTGCAAAGTGAATTGCTGAAACTTTGTTCTGAGTTCGGGCTAAAAGGCGAACGTGGCAAAGGACTGCTTCGGGCACTCATGTTGGGTAAGGATATTGGCCCCTCCTTGGTCGAGCTTGCTAGAGAGCATGAGCCTGAGGGCCTGCTGATTAATTCGCCTAGACCTGATCTATTGCGCTTTATGCCCGCCCTCAATGTCACGCAAGAGGAAATCCTCAAAATGTGCACTACCTTGCGGGTTCTGCTGAAGAAACTGACTTAA